Proteins encoded in a region of the Quercus lobata isolate SW786 chromosome 8, ValleyOak3.0 Primary Assembly, whole genome shotgun sequence genome:
- the LOC115955691 gene encoding GABA transporter 1-like: protein MFFRAFELVLSQLPDIHSLRWVNALCNFSMIGFAATTIGVTIYDGKKTDRNSISYSLQGSSSRKTFRAFNALGINAFSFGDAMLPEIQNTMREPARKNMYKGVSAAYSVIILSYWQLASCGYWAFGSEVQPYILSSLSVPEWTIVMANLFAVIQISGCYQIYCRPTYAYFEEKKCCPAKLLAISPLRKYLVRLIFTSIYMALITLIAAAVPFFGDFVSICGAIGFTPPDFVFPSVVYLKVG from the exons ATGTTCTTTAGAGCCTTTGAACTTGTTCTCTCTCAGCTTCCTGATATCCACTCATTGAGATGGGTAAATGCATTGTGCAATTTCAGCATGATTGGATTTGCAGCTACAACCATTGGTGTGACAATTTATGATG GTAAGAAGACTGACAGAAACTCAATAAGTTACAGTTTGCAAGGAAGCTCCTCTCGTAAGACCTTTAGAGCCTTTAATGCTCTTGGGATAAATGCGTTTTCTTTTGGAGATGCAATGCTTCCTGAAATACAG AATACCATGAGAGAACCTGCAAGGAAGAATATGTATAAGGGTGTATCAGCAGCATACAGTGTCATTATCCTGAGTTACTGGCAACTGGCCTCCTGTGGATACTGGGCTTTTGGATCAGAAGTTCAGCCTTACATATTATCTTCTCTAAGCGTTCCTGAATGGACAATTGTTATGGCAAATCTCTTTGCTGTGATACAAATATCTGGATGCTATCAG atatatTGCAGGCCAACGTATGCCTactttgaggaaaaaaaatgctgtCCAGCAAAGCTACTGGCCATTTCCCCCCTGAGAAAATACCTTGTCCGACTTATTTTCACTTCCATTTACATGGCTCTTATTACCCTTATTGCTGCGGCTGTGCCCTTTTTTGGGGACTTTGTGTCCATCTGTGGCGCAATTGGGTTCACTCCACCGGATTTTGTCTTCCCTTCTGTGGTATATTTGAAAGTGGGATGA